A segment of the Salminus brasiliensis chromosome 5, fSalBra1.hap2, whole genome shotgun sequence genome:
GTGGcgtggccttatccagatacaATCATGTGAAAAAAGCCCCGTGAAAACATTAGGGTTTTTTTATAGATTCaaatatatggacatttgatcttgaTTTAAACGATATTAAAAGATGGAGATAATATCACAAAACCAATAAAACCGAAGGAATGTCCTTTACAATCATTTGTGAGGTAAAAAGTTACTTGGAATGATTTTTTATAGACCttcataaaaacaacaaatcagATGTGCATAACGCAACACACTACAACTGACTCAAGAATATGGAAACAATTGGAAAATCTGATGTTTATAACACCTGAAAAGTGACAGAAATTTAACAAAGATCTTGATGATCTTAAAACTAATGTGAATACTAGAAACATAACTCATAACTTAAGGTGAAAAGACCTGAATACAAGAATACTGtcttgtttatgtgtttatttctctataataataaaaaaataattattattaataatattaatattgttaaaacTACTAATCTTTAGCATTATTGTTactgtttattataattatttttcgttattttaacttatttaaCCCTAGTTATTTTTACTACTATATACATTTTTAGTTGTATTGttgctgttttattattattttgataatACTGTACTCATTTTATctatcattttatatatttaaaaaaaatgaatatgttTGCCATTATTGTGACTATTCTAATACTACTCATTTTTATTGgtactgtttattattattgtcattattattattattattattattactactggcattattattgtcattattattattgttatttttgtgaAGTGGAAGCCTCTAGGAGCTCTATGCAAACTCCTAAAGCAGGGTTGCTGCAGCACAAAATCCCATGCCCAGCAccattttctccattttctcCCATAATGCTGTCATTATTGTCCTACTTTCTGTCTGTATGTACCTGTCCTTATGTACCTATtcatattgttttctttttgccCAGGGCCAGTAAACGCAGAGGACCACAGTGCAGAGGACCACAGTGCAGAGGACCACAGTGCAGAAGACCACAGCTTAGATGCTAAGTGTAGTGCAGAAAAGAAGCGGACAGTGGCACAAAACGAGGAGGACGAATTCACAGACGTGAGTGTGGAAATGGAAtgtgaagaagatgatgatgatgaggaggaggaggaggaggaagacgaggacgaggaggaggaggaggaggaggaagaagaagaagaagaagaagatgatgatgatgatgaggaggacgaggacgaggaggaggagaaagacgTAGAAAAGCAGAAGGGAGAGGAAACTCCAGAAGACGAGGGAGATGAGAGAAAAGAAGGAGGtggggaagaggaggaagagtgtCGCGAGGCGGATGGTACGGTGAAGCAAAAGAAGAGCCGCATGGAATGCCGCGACTGCGGCAAGACGTTCACGCGGCGGGAGACGTACAACCTGCATCGCCACTTTCACATGCATCAAGACGAGCAGGCCTCTCTGACCTGCAAAGAATGCGGCCTCACCTTTCAGCATCGCAGCAGCCTCATCAAGCATCGCAGCGAACACAAGCGAAACGGGGTTTCACATCCAGTGCTGGCCTCGCGAAGGAGGGCGCGGCGAAGAGAGTTCAAGGAGGAAATGAGCATTGAATGCGACCACTGCGGCGATCGCTTCGCGTCGGTAGTCCGATACAGGCTCCATGCTTGTCAGCAAGGCCTGGAGAAGCTTTACCGTTGCCCCTTGTGCCGTAAAGAGTTCCAGTACAGAGTGTCCATCAATGCCCACATGCAGAGCCATTCGTTAGATAGTCCTTACCGGTGCCTTGAGTGCAACAAGGGTTTTCCGTGCGCTGTGACGCTACACATCCACCAGCGCTCCCACGCTGCCCTCAAACCTTATGAATGCCCTGACTGTGGTATGGTCTTCAGGCACCGCTCGTTTATGGAAGACCACCGGCGTAAGCACACAGAAGAGCGGCCTCACCAGTGCAAGATATGTGGCAAAAGCTTCAAATACGGCAGCCTTTTGCAGCAGCATCAGTACCTGCACACTGGCCAGAAGCCGTACCGGTGCTCGGAATGTGGGAAGAGATTTGCATTCGCGCAAAACATGCGTGCGCACTATCGGCAGCATAAAAACCCAGTCTTCGCCAACACAGTAACGCATATTGCAAATCGCAGTGTGGCACACGTTACGGATTTAGGAACAACGGGTAAGGAGAACGCAAACCGCGAGGCGGAGAAGCAGCGCAACTGTCCACTGTGTCCTCGGCTCTTCTACAAAGCAGCCGACCTTAGGGAACACATGTTGATGCATGAGGCGGAATACGAAAGACTGAGTAATGGTAAAAAGCCCGATCAGATCCACGTCTGCCCGTACTGTCCACTTAAATTCATGGAGGAAGCTACCTTTCAGTCCCATGTGTTGACTCATCAGGTTGTGCCCGCGCCTTTGAAGAGGGAGGTTCTCAGCGTAGCAAGGGCAGGCAGTATGGATAACATGTCAGCAGGAGGCGAGTGGGGAGACCAAGCGGACAAGAAGCCTCTGAAATGCAAAGACTGTGGGAAATGCTTTCGCTACCGCTCGGTTTTAGAGCTCCACATGCGCATACACAACAAGGGTTACCAGTGCCACATCTGCAAGAAGTCGTTCCGATTTAGCAGCTACTTACAGCAGCACTTGATTATTCATTCTGGGAAGAAGCCATACAAGTGCCCGGACTGTGGTAAGGACTTTGCCTTTCTTCAGAACATGAAGACTCACCAGAGACTGCACCAACAGAAGCCTTTCCGCTGCACGCAGTGCCGCAAAGGGTACAGCGACGAGGGTCAGCTGCAGCGCCACATGCTCTCTCACTCGGGTGAGAAGCCTCACAAGTGCCACCTCTGTGACAAGAGCTTCGGTTTAGCGTACCTGCTTCGTGACCACCTGAACACCCACACTGGGGAGAGGCCCCACCGTTGCCAAGAGTGCCATAAATCGTTCCCCTGGCTCAGCAGTCTCCTCGTCCATCAAAAGATACATGCGCGGAAGCGGCAAGCGATGAGCCAGTCTTACTCTTCACTTGCCGTTTCCAGGACAAGGGGCATCGGGGGCCGGGGCAAGAGAAATAGTAGGTGGATTTCAAGTTGGCCAAGAATCGGGGGAGATCACGAAAGGACGATGCCGCTGCCACAGGCCTCTTTTCCTGATGAGATTTTGCAAGGGTCAGTGCTGCCGAGTATGATGGGGCGGCCGTCTGTTTCCGACGCAGATGTGCTTGAGCAAACGCAGCTGAGATCACAACAGCAATTACAGCCCTGGCAGACGGAGGGCCAGGCTAGACCTGTTCCGTTGCAACAGCAATGGCAAATACACATTAagcctcagcagcagcagcagcagccgcctACATGGGTATCAGACGGACAACAAAATGACTTGAAGCACCTCTTCATGTCAGGAGTCCATTTAAAACCGATCTTGCCAAAGCTTGCACAGCCGCACCAACAACAGAACCCTGCCTGGGCTGATGTGATGCTGTCGGCTCAGGCTGGGCCAGCTCCCAAGCAGCTTGTAGAGAACTGCCCGGCACAAGATAGTGGTCAAGAACAGAAGAAGCAGCAACAGCCTCCCTTCTGGGCCGGTTCGCCGATGTCTGCTCCAAAGTCACCGGGCGGTGCAGACGAATCGTCAGTGGATACAAAAGCGTGTTCGCCGGCATCGAAGACTCAGAGTCCCCCGAAGGAACGGTCAGTTTCCACTGATGCAACTCAGAACACTAAGACTGAAGTTCTTGGTCAGTCAGCAAAGGGCAAAAATGCTATTGCCTTGCAAACATCTGAAGGCTTGTTACAGGCAAATAACGACACTGATAAAACTACTAACAGTGGAGAGGACCAGCCACAAGCGCGGCAATCGACAGATGAGCCCAGTAGTAAGTCTTGGAGTTTCAGAACTCGTAAGGCGTTAAATCTACAGGAAAAGCCTGCGATGGAAGCGGAGTCTCAGCTACATATAATGCAACACTCTTCACCACAAAAGCAGCAACAGCAGTTGCAACTGGTCCTACCACCACCACAAATGCAGCTCCTCCAGCAGCCATTGCAGCAACTTCAGCAGGAGCAGTTGCAACAGTTTCTTCAACAACAGCAGTTTCATCAGTCCCAGCAGCAGAAGAACCAGATGCCCTCTGCGTGGGATGGTACACCTCAACCCAACCAGTTGGGAACGATCAGTATTCAGTTCGGGGCGGCTCGGTTTGCTCCCGGGCCTGGAAACACTGTGTGGGGATTCCAGGCTGCTCCAGTTGTTTCACAGACTCTAATAAACGGACCCATTCAACAGGGGCACGTGCGGGCACAGCAGCAGGCGCCTGTAGTTTCGGGCCCTTCGATCCTCCTAAACCAGAACCCTCCGTTCATCTCCCCACCGCCACTCCCTCTGCCGTCTCCCCTTGCTTTGCCCGGTCCTCACCCCATACACACCGTAGCCGGGCAACTTCCAGGTCCGGCTCCAGGCATCTTTTTCAGTCCGCAGGGCATGGTGGGCGAGAGGCCGGTCTTACCGCAAGCTCTGACCTCACCGCATTTAACGCAACGAACCGAACCTCACAAACCAGGCAGTCAGGTCCTGTTTGGCCCAGATCGCCGCTTTCATTGCATGGTCTGTGGATGCACGTTACCTGGAGAGCTGGAATTGCAAATGCACTATATGCAACATGCGCAGGGAGAAATCTGACACCAGAGACTCACTTCAGTGGTGTTTCCCTGCATCCTTCACGTATACGACTGTTAAGGCCAAGAGTCATGTGTTCCTCAGTTCCTCCAGTGTTTGCTTCCTCTAGATGTGGTATTCTTCTTGAAGTAACACCCAGTATTTTGTCAgtttattatgatgatgatgacgatgatgaatTTGCCACTTAGTTCAGTATGTTGTCAAGGTCATAAACCTCATTGGAGAAGGAAAAATTACCTCAACTTTTAGTGCATGCTAATGTAccgacattttattcaaagtacTGTCCATCAGGAAATGCTGACCGTGACGAGCGGCTGTTatttgacaaaaataaaaatagggagggagggagggagtccCATTGTCAGACCCGAGACAATATACTGGTTCACGTTCTTAACCGGAAACGCAATGGAATCGACTTCTTACCTTAACGTGTTACACTTTGTAAAGCATTTACACCCAAACCTtatgtgtttattattacaGATCCTGCCTAGTTATTGTGtagtttttaatcattttaatattccAAATGTATGATGTTTGCCAgtatatttttcttttccaaatcAATGCTTATACAAATGTTCAAATGGTCTGTTTGCACACTTTCTTAGACCCTGCTTTCATCAATTTCTTGTCTGTCTTATTTACTCTCCAGCATTTTGTGTCATCTCTGAAAGGTTGATCATCACACGTATAAACCTTTTGCGTTCAGTTTGTGTGAAAATagttttttaatgcatttgtgtGTTACAACACTGGCTGTCCAACCAGTTCTCAAGGCCAGGACTACAGACCGTCCAGACCTGGGCCCCAGTCTGGGGGTGGACCATCTGGGGTTCctgaggactggtttgagaaccactgtgtTACAATTCCAAACACTTTCCCAGAGGAAAAGATCTTAGCACTTGGTTGTTGAAATGTTAAAACAATTGAAATGCTTGACTATCCGTCTACCTCTGTCTGCTTGTTGTAGATTTAGATTCAATAAAATTGAGCTTTGAACTGATTCTCTTCTTTGCTGTTTGCTCTTTTTGAGCCTAGGAGTGTCAGCATCTGTGAGATGACTAAAATAATTAAGGATCTTTATGAACGCccactgtgttttgttttgtgagTTATGttttatctgattttttttgtttacgtACCTCCCCCTAGAATTCgcatgctcccgacactagaagGGAAAGAACTTAACATGCATCCtgcaatacatgcaaagccagccatcgcctctttttgaactgcagcCAGGGCAGCATCGCCGGGCAGCTCAGAGAAAAGGGCACCAGCCTAacagccaacattgctttaagagtAATTGGTGGGGGGGGAGCAttgccagttgtgctctttcttGGCAAGGAGGCATAGTTTGGGATTTGAGCCTGTGAGCCCTGGGCCGTAGTGGTAGTGCATTGTGCAgttatgtgtttttaaaatacTGCTTCTGGTCAGTTTAAGCTGAATGTCCTCCTATAGGGTAGCAAGGGGACGTCCTTGGAACATTGTGAGGAGGTCAGAAAGTACACCTTCCACACATACTACTTTTGGGATTATTTGGGGTTACTCCAAATACATCTAAGAAAACGTGATGTGCACATTTTTAGATATGAATTATAAACTTTGGCAATGTCACAATATTAGAAATGTGTGGATCGGAGCCTGTCAGGTTTACAAAAAGCTTACTTAATGCTTGGGGTTACACATAAGCCCCAATCCATTCTCTTTAGCCATATTCTGAACACCCACTATATTGCAAACTCTTCACAGAAGGTAGACACTTCCCTTTGTCAGTGAGTTGCTGAATTAAGCCTGCAACCACCACCACATACTTAtactttttataatttattatagatTATTATGCAGTTCATGAAGAGGATTTATGTCAGTGAAGTAATACAATTTGAGCAGAACACTGCAACTGCTTTGGGCTGATACTGTCTTGACAAGGACTCCAAAGCACTTTGTTCATGGTCCACTGTCTTAAACACAGAGTACTCAGACCTATCTTATGAAGTAGGTTATGTCAAAAACCTGCACCCAGCACTTTGAGTTACATATAGGGCCCAGCCCATtcattacaggattttacaggaTTGTACTCACAACCTCCATAACACTATAATACTCATTGAGCCCTGGTTGGCAAGATTTCTTACTTACCTGATTCCTTACTTGTTGTTATGATAAGAGGCCTTTAAATTCTCCCAAGTGCAGGCCTGAATTACAGAGcagggcccagtttcccaaaaacatcttaactggtagagagagtgttcaaaGTCATGCTGGTTTTTGGGCTTTTGGAACACTCTGAACACTGACCATGATGGCTCAAACACTCTGGAAAGCCCACTACAGAAATGACTAGCTGGTGAATTGACATTTATCCAAAGCCACTTACATTTGAATTATGTCTCACAGGCAGTAGAATATAGAGGTAGGAGTGTTTCCCAAGGCTACCAGTATATCCCCTTTACTACACTAtaccaaacacaaataaatacattaattaatatcaattaataaaccattgttttctgtttattaggCCCTAAATCTAACATATTATGAGCTATTGTTTGTTCTCACTTTGTTggagtttgttttttgtatattATTGTTGGAGTGCAGGAGGCCTCTTGTGCCCAGTGGTCTTCCAAGGTCCTTAGCTATCTTTAGATGGTGCATTAGATGGTCTACCATGACACTCTAGACCAACCTAGACCTGACCAGGCTAGTCCATTAGTagg
Coding sequences within it:
- the LOC140556448 gene encoding uncharacterized protein, with the protein product MADLRPDAAETAEKQAVNCDQREESAAEPSTAGAAEPEPEPEPEPAAAAAAAAAEEEERTGELCSAASPQPALNSEPKQSGEKAAAEAPVDCAEELDAAPKKSKSDLVWSETEEDRSSTPRSEPCKKSTGPVNAEDHSAEDHSAEDHSAEDHSLDAKCSAEKKRTVAQNEEDEFTDVSVEMECEEDDDDEEEEEEEDEDEEEEEEEEEEEEEEDDDDDEEDEDEEEEKDVEKQKGEETPEDEGDERKEGGGEEEEECREADGTVKQKKSRMECRDCGKTFTRRETYNLHRHFHMHQDEQASLTCKECGLTFQHRSSLIKHRSEHKRNGVSHPVLASRRRARRREFKEEMSIECDHCGDRFASVVRYRLHACQQGLEKLYRCPLCRKEFQYRVSINAHMQSHSLDSPYRCLECNKGFPCAVTLHIHQRSHAALKPYECPDCGMVFRHRSFMEDHRRKHTEERPHQCKICGKSFKYGSLLQQHQYLHTGQKPYRCSECGKRFAFAQNMRAHYRQHKNPVFANTVTHIANRSVAHVTDLGTTGKENANREAEKQRNCPLCPRLFYKAADLREHMLMHEAEYERLSNGKKPDQIHVCPYCPLKFMEEATFQSHVLTHQVVPAPLKREVLSVARAGSMDNMSAGGEWGDQADKKPLKCKDCGKCFRYRSVLELHMRIHNKGYQCHICKKSFRFSSYLQQHLIIHSGKKPYKCPDCGKDFAFLQNMKTHQRLHQQKPFRCTQCRKGYSDEGQLQRHMLSHSGEKPHKCHLCDKSFGLAYLLRDHLNTHTGERPHRCQECHKSFPWLSSLLVHQKIHARKRQAMSQSYSSLAVSRTRGIGGRGKRNSRWISSWPRIGGDHERTMPLPQASFPDEILQGSVLPSMMGRPSVSDADVLEQTQLRSQQQLQPWQTEGQARPVPLQQQWQIHIKPQQQQQQPPTWVSDGQQNDLKHLFMSGVHLKPILPKLAQPHQQQNPAWADVMLSAQAGPAPKQLVENCPAQDSGQEQKKQQQPPFWAGSPMSAPKSPGGADESSVDTKACSPASKTQSPPKERSVSTDATQNTKTEVLGQSAKGKNAIALQTSEGLLQANNDTDKTTNSGEDQPQARQSTDEPSSKSWSFRTRKALNLQEKPAMEAESQLHIMQHSSPQKQQQQLQLVLPPPQMQLLQQPLQQLQQEQLQQFLQQQQFHQSQQQKNQMPSAWDGTPQPNQLGTISIQFGAARFAPGPGNTVWGFQAAPVVSQTLINGPIQQGHVRAQQQAPVVSGPSILLNQNPPFISPPPLPLPSPLALPGPHPIHTVAGQLPGPAPGIFFSPQGMVGERPVLPQALTSPHLTQRTEPHKPGSQVLFGPDRRFHCMVCGCTLPGELELQMHYMQHAQGEI